In a single window of the Geotrypetes seraphini chromosome 11, aGeoSer1.1, whole genome shotgun sequence genome:
- the LOC117345635 gene encoding small integral membrane protein 10-like protein 2A, protein MAVLSELLCRFSDSAVVRSYGIFSKGLSRTLLIFFDLAWKLRINFPYLYVIASMILNVRLQVHIEIH, encoded by the exons ATGGCGGTCCTGTCAGAGCTGCTTTGCAGGTTCTCAGACTCTGCTGTTGTCAGATCGTATGGAATTTTTTCAAAAGGACTGAGCAGAACTCTACTCATCTTCTTTGATTTAGCCTGGAAACTGCGGATCAACTTTCCTTACCTCTACGTCATTGCATCAATGATCTTGAATGTGAGGCTTCAG GTTCATATTGAAATCCACTGA